A window of the Arthrobacter woluwensis genome harbors these coding sequences:
- a CDS encoding phage distal tail protein codes for MTDIVTATIGGRTFAGSGLYLDPADTVGGVLTAPIEGWGNPGTRGDVNPWPDRDGAWSDPAYYDGANYVLRGVLVVPSFARGALVRDQFVAALPMKVYKPLIVAEAELTRYAMVRVVGTPEVVWDGVETISVNVQFVATDHRRFAGTGPNDISGSGVAKLPITDGGLVIPPTTVADTNWSNNPSFEVDTSGWVGVGGALTRETASPPAWIVGTAWGRLTTGSGATRPGVLAASSTDQRVNLSPGDWAAVSMLMANDSGYTSQIGIRFYDSTNTRISESMSAPTNNTGGRVTHSAQAPAGTIYAQPVPYLYNGGTVIPSGVKLDFDAVKISAAATQSAAVAFAGDYFDGGSAPSGGYTFRYTSTAGKSTSEKVQLAGLTVPFAITATVTNNAVTVGSSGTGTPRVVVTIAAVNTHLTNPQITDDLGNRMTFNLVLTVGQFLVIDLDKKTILLNGTASRRTALRGSWINPRPGMTLTFNAEGFLSTNQATATVAWTDTWN; via the coding sequence GTGACCGACATCGTAACGGCCACCATCGGCGGGCGAACGTTCGCCGGGTCAGGGCTCTACCTTGACCCGGCGGACACCGTCGGCGGCGTCCTCACAGCACCCATCGAAGGATGGGGCAACCCGGGAACGCGCGGGGACGTGAACCCGTGGCCCGACCGGGACGGGGCCTGGTCTGACCCTGCCTACTACGACGGTGCGAACTACGTCCTCCGGGGTGTCCTCGTGGTCCCGTCGTTCGCCCGTGGGGCGCTCGTTCGGGACCAGTTCGTCGCCGCCCTGCCCATGAAGGTCTACAAGCCTCTGATCGTCGCTGAAGCGGAACTGACCCGGTACGCGATGGTCCGGGTCGTGGGAACGCCGGAGGTGGTGTGGGACGGGGTTGAGACGATCAGCGTGAACGTGCAGTTCGTCGCCACGGACCACCGGCGATTCGCCGGTACCGGCCCGAACGACATCAGCGGCTCCGGGGTCGCCAAGCTCCCCATCACCGATGGGGGCCTGGTCATCCCGCCCACCACTGTCGCGGACACCAACTGGTCCAACAACCCGTCCTTCGAGGTAGACACCTCTGGCTGGGTCGGTGTCGGCGGAGCCCTGACGCGAGAGACCGCGTCCCCTCCGGCGTGGATCGTCGGCACGGCCTGGGGCAGGCTCACCACCGGTTCCGGGGCAACCCGGCCCGGCGTCCTGGCCGCCTCATCCACGGACCAGCGAGTGAACCTCTCCCCCGGAGACTGGGCAGCGGTGTCGATGCTGATGGCCAACGACTCCGGCTACACCAGCCAGATCGGGATCCGCTTCTACGACTCCACCAACACCCGAATCAGCGAGTCCATGAGCGCCCCCACCAACAACACCGGGGGCAGGGTCACCCACTCGGCACAGGCCCCGGCAGGCACAATCTACGCCCAGCCAGTGCCCTACCTGTACAACGGCGGAACCGTCATCCCCTCCGGCGTGAAGCTGGACTTCGACGCCGTCAAGATCAGCGCCGCTGCTACCCAGTCCGCTGCGGTCGCCTTTGCCGGGGACTACTTCGATGGCGGCTCCGCACCCTCCGGCGGGTACACGTTCCGGTACACGTCCACAGCGGGAAAGAGCACCTCGGAGAAGGTTCAGCTCGCCGGTTTGACCGTGCCGTTCGCGATCACCGCGACCGTGACGAACAACGCCGTCACGGTCGGATCCTCCGGCACCGGGACTCCCCGGGTCGTGGTGACCATCGCCGCCGTGAACACGCATCTGACCAACCCTCAGATCACCGATGACCTCGGCAACCGCATGACGTTCAACCTCGTCCTGACCGTGGGGCAGTTCCTCGTGATCGACCTGGACAAGAAAACGATCCTGCTGAACGGCACCGCCTCACGGCGCACCGCCCTACGAGGATCGTGGATCAACCCCCGCCCGGGCATGACCCTCACCTTCAACGCTGAGGGGTTCCTCTCCACCAACCAGGCCACCGCCACCGTGGCCTGGACTGACACCTGGAATTAG